The following coding sequences lie in one Mustelus asterias chromosome 6, sMusAst1.hap1.1, whole genome shotgun sequence genomic window:
- the LOC144494774 gene encoding programmed cell death 1 ligand 2-like isoform X2, translated as MKIISLVLILGVHLPSVTAIFMVTAPRSSYSASYGNNITMECRFPVESNFNTKQIKVYWHHMLNDGSSQLVYKLFNGEPILQDLPQEYSERVFMLLDELRSGRAVLEINQVRVSDAGTYRCVIDLNGVDYKETALEVTASYGEIETIKTKEMKETEFVCQSVGYPLAEVVWYYANGSDINETANTTHFTSTDGLYNIRSVLRIKEETSDAYLCMFWIKELNMNTSAILQNEEMEETDKKIDELLLTKRSYLIVAIAIPVTVLLGVIIIVSFVRRSRQNHRDKKKASETSLLI; from the exons ATGAAGATCATATCGTTAGTACTTATACTGGGAGTTCACCTACCCTCGGTGACAG CTATCTTTATGGTCACTGCTCCCAGATCATCCTACAGTGCATCCTATGGGAATAATATTACCATGGAATGTAGATTTCCAGTTGAATCCAACTTCAACACAAAGCAGATAAAGGTGTACTGGCATCACATGCTGAACGATGGAAGTTCCCAGTTAGTCTACAAACTGTTTAACGGGGAACCAATTCTTCAGGACCTGCCTCAGGAATACAGTGAACGAGTTTTCATGTTGCTCGATGAACTTCGCAGTGGACGTGCGGTGTTGGAGATCAACCAAGTCCGAGTCTCTGATGCAGGGACCTACCGCTGTGTTATTGATCTCAATGGAGTGGATTATAAAGAGACTGCACTGGAAGTCACAG CTTCCTACGGTGAAATAGAGACCATTAAAACGAAGGAAATGAAGGAGACAGAGTTTGTCTGCCAGTCTGTGGGGTATCCTTTAGCTGAGGTGGTTTGGTATTACGCAAATGGATCTGACATCAACGAAACAGCAAATACCACCCACTTCACTAGCACCGATGGATTGTACAACATCCGAAGCGTGCTTAGAATAAAGGAAGAGACGAGCGATGCTTATTTGTGTATGTTCTGGATTAAAGAACTTAACATGAATACCTCAGCTATTTTACAAAATGAAG AAATGGAAGAGACGGATAAAAAAATTGACGAGTTGCTCTTAACAAAGAGAAGTTACCTCATTGTAGCCATCGCTATTCCTGTGACCGTTCTACTTGGAGTCATTATAATCGTGTCCTTCGTGCGCAGGTCAAGACAGAATCATCGAG ACAAGAAAAAAGCATCTGAAACCAGCCTGCTGATATGA
- the LOC144494774 gene encoding programmed cell death 1 ligand 2-like isoform X1, with protein MKIISLVLILGVHLPSVTAIFMVTAPRSSYSASYGNNITMECRFPVESNFNTKQIKVYWHHMLNDGSSQLVYKLFNGEPILQDLPQEYSERVFMLLDELRSGRAVLEINQVRVSDAGTYRCVIDLNGVDYKETALEVTASYGEIETIKTKEMKETEFVCQSVGYPLAEVVWYYANGSDINETANTTHFTSTDGLYNIRSVLRIKEETSDAYLCMFWIKELNMNTSAILQNEEMEETDKKIDELLLTKRSYLIVAIAIPVTVLLGVIIIVSFVRRSRQNHRVVMDPMIASAETECELP; from the exons ATGAAGATCATATCGTTAGTACTTATACTGGGAGTTCACCTACCCTCGGTGACAG CTATCTTTATGGTCACTGCTCCCAGATCATCCTACAGTGCATCCTATGGGAATAATATTACCATGGAATGTAGATTTCCAGTTGAATCCAACTTCAACACAAAGCAGATAAAGGTGTACTGGCATCACATGCTGAACGATGGAAGTTCCCAGTTAGTCTACAAACTGTTTAACGGGGAACCAATTCTTCAGGACCTGCCTCAGGAATACAGTGAACGAGTTTTCATGTTGCTCGATGAACTTCGCAGTGGACGTGCGGTGTTGGAGATCAACCAAGTCCGAGTCTCTGATGCAGGGACCTACCGCTGTGTTATTGATCTCAATGGAGTGGATTATAAAGAGACTGCACTGGAAGTCACAG CTTCCTACGGTGAAATAGAGACCATTAAAACGAAGGAAATGAAGGAGACAGAGTTTGTCTGCCAGTCTGTGGGGTATCCTTTAGCTGAGGTGGTTTGGTATTACGCAAATGGATCTGACATCAACGAAACAGCAAATACCACCCACTTCACTAGCACCGATGGATTGTACAACATCCGAAGCGTGCTTAGAATAAAGGAAGAGACGAGCGATGCTTATTTGTGTATGTTCTGGATTAAAGAACTTAACATGAATACCTCAGCTATTTTACAAAATGAAG AAATGGAAGAGACGGATAAAAAAATTGACGAGTTGCTCTTAACAAAGAGAAGTTACCTCATTGTAGCCATCGCTATTCCTGTGACCGTTCTACTTGGAGTCATTATAATCGTGTCCTTCGTGCGCAGGTCAAGACAGAATCATCGAG TTGTCATGGATCCCATGATTGCATCTGCAGAGACGGAATGTGAACTTCCTTAA